A segment of the Marinilabiliales bacterium genome:
TTCTTTTGATTTACGGGCTGTTAACTCAGTTGGTTTAGAGTGTCACCTTGACAGGGTGGAAGTCACTGGTTCGAGTCCAGTACAGCCCACAGACAAAGGCCTGCATGTTATCCTTTGGTAACGGGCAGGCTTTGTGTTTTTTACAGTCTGTTCATTATCTTTGCACCAGTCCGCACCTCATTAAAATTCTGGTAATTTCAGATATGAGCAATAAAGATGATATAAAACCTTACGGGGAAAGGCAGGCTGAGTTCGACCGCCGTTACCTGAAGATGGCCCGCATATGGGCCGGGAATTCATATTGTGAGCGCCGGCAGGTCGGGGCGCTGATAGTTAAGAACAAGATGATCATTTCCGACGGCTACAACGGCACACCCTCGGGTTTTGAGAACGTGTGCGAGGATGAGACCGGCCGCACCAAACCTTATGTGCTCCACGCTGAGGCAAATGCGATCACAAAGGTTGCCAAGTCGAATAATAGCAGCGAGAATTCAACGTTATACATAACCGCAGCACCTTGCCTTGAATGTTCCAAGCTGATAATCCAGGCAGGGATAAAAAGGGTTGTCTATTTTGATGCTTACCGCATGGACGACGGGGTGCAGCTATTGGAACGGGCCGGCATCGAGATGGTCCAGATTGACGAGTAGGCAGTACATGTAATGGGTAGAATTTTGCACACGCCCACATGGTTGTAGAATGACTGGTTCCATGTGGCCATAGATTTTTAAATCAAGTAAATATTATGAAGTTCAGAATAAATACGTCATCTGCTATTTTACCGCTGGTTCTTGCCGTTGTACTGATCATTGGTATGCTGATCGGAGTAAAGCTTGTAGACCGAACCGGTGAAAGGTCCATGTTTGTTTATCCTAAGACCGACAAGCTGTCGGGCGTTATCAACTTCATCGAGATGGAGTATGTCGACTCAGTCTCGAGAGACGAACTGGTGGAAAAGACAATACCCGAACTCCTGCGGAACCTCGACCCCCATTCAATGTATATACCGGCAAGGGACCTGCAACGGGTGACCGAGCCGCTGGAGGGCAATTTTGAAGGGATTGGGATACAGTTCAACATGTTGAATGACACCATTGTGGTGATACAGACCATATCAGGCGGGCCTTCTGAAAGGATAGGCATAATGCCGGGCGACCGTATTGTGGAGATAGATGACAGTATTGTTGCCGGGGTGGGCATACCCGATACCGACATTGTCAGCATGCTCAGGGGACTTCGCGGCACAACGGTGAGGGTAGGTGTGCAGAGGCAGTTCATTCCCGGGCTGATGGAGTTTGAGATCACACGCGACAGGATACCGCTTTACAGCGTCGATGTTGCATATATGATAGATGATGAAACGGGTTACATCAAGATAAGCCAGTTCTCGCGCACCACCTTCCGTGAATACATGGAGGCGGCGGAGAAGCTGAATGCAATGGGCATGAGAAAACTGATACTTGACCTGCGCGGTAACGGAGGAGGCTATATGGAGCAGGCAACCAGCATAGCTGACCAGTTCCTGGAGGAGGGCCGGCTGATAGTCTATACAGAAGGCAAGGCAAGTCCCCGATCCGATGTTATATCCACCTCAAAGGGAATTAACCTGGACACGGAGATAATCATTATGATCGATGAGTGGAGCGCCTCTGCAAGCGAGATCCTGGCAGGAGCCATTCAGGACAATGACAGGGGAATGGTGGTGGGCAGGAGGTCCTTCGGGAAGGGACTGGTGCAGAACCAGACCATGTTCTCCGACGGCTCGGCGCTGAGGCTCACGGTGGCCCGCTACTTTACTCCCACGGGCCGCAGCATACAAAAACCATATGATGCAGGATCTGATGAATATTTCAACGACCTTGACAGGAGGTTCCTTCATGGCGAGTTTGACGAGGCCGACAGCATAAGGTTTGACGATTCACTCAAATTCGTTACTCCCGGTGGCAACGTGGTATTTGGCGGCGGCGGAATCATGCCCGACGTGTTCATACCCAGGGATACTGCCGGCATAACCGGCTACTACAGCCAGGTGACCAGGCAGGGACTTGTTTACCGGTTTGCCTTTGACTACTCCGACAGGAACAGGGAGACCTTAACCCGTTTCGACAATGCTTACGATATAGATGACTATCTTGACAGGCAGAACCTGATGGACAGTTTTGTGGAGTTTGCCGAAGAGCAGGGGGTCAATCGCAACTCTTCGGAGATCGCCAGGTCGCAGGAGATCATCCATACCCAGATCAAGGCTTATATTGCCCGGAATATTATCGACAATGAGGGATTTTATCCTATCATAAGCCAGATTGACGAGGCATTCCGTAAATCGGTCTCCCTGATCCGTGAGGGTGCAAGACAGCATCTCACCAATCTGCAGTAAGGAAATTTTTCAATTCTCTTTTAAACCTTTCCAGCCATTTCAGGTCAAAAGGACAGAAACAGGCAGAAAACGATTATTAACCAAAATTCTATTATCATGTTTAAAAGAGAAATAACAGCAACCTTGATGTTTGCCATACTGCTGCTCATGGCAACAGGAACCGATGCCTTCTCACAGAGGGGGCGCGGGATGGACAGGATGGGAGGAATGGAGCAGGTATGCCCCAGTATCCCGAACCTTACCGACGAACAAAGTCAGCAGATCACACAGCTTCGCACTGCACATCTGAAAGAGATGCAGTCGCTGCGCGATCAGATAGACGTGAACAGGGCGCAGTACCGTCAGCTGATGAGGGGCGACCGCGCCGACATGAATGCGATCAATGCTAACATTGATGAGCGCTCGGCAATCCGCACCCAGATGGAGAAAAAGCAGGCCGCGCATCATCAGTCAATCCGCGGACTTCTTACCGAAGAACAAAGGGTTTGGTTTGATGCGGCACCCAGGGGGCCGATGGGCCGTGGTGCCGGGATGAGAGCTGCTCCCGGCCGGGGAGAAATGAGGCAGGCTGCTCCTCGTGGTGGACGCGGTGGGGGCGCACCAGGCGTTATGCCCAACCGGCCCGGATCCAGGAGAGGGTTTTGATTCATAATTTTTACGGTTAGGGTTTTTTACGGAAAGGCTGTTTTCTTAGGGAAACAGCCTTTCCCCTTTATGCTCCTCACTCTGTGCGGGATTTCGGCAGTTGCATTATGAAGAGCTCACCCGCTTCGCATATTAAATTGGCTTCGCCGGATTCACCAGCTTCACCGGTTCGAATCCCCGGCCCTACGGGCCGGAAACAACAAATACCAGATTAATGCCTCGGGGCTCTGGGACTGCTACTGCAGTAATACACCTTTATTGGAAATATGCTTAACTTTGCATCAATTTGTGCGGGATTGCAACTGTGCCGGCAACAGTAATGATGACAATGATCATAACACCTGCCGGCAAAGTATGTAATTTTGACCCGTAAAACAGAGTTGAATTATGAAGCATAACCCAGCAAGTAAACTGTTCGGGGAGTTTCCCCCGGTACCGGTCAGCCAGTGGGAGGAGCTGATAGCCAAAGACCTGAAGGGCGCAGATTACGAGAAGAAGCTGATCTGGAAGACCATCGAGGGTATCCCCATCAAACCATACTATACCGCCGCCGATACCGAAAAACTGGCCCACCTGAAGGCACTGCCGGGCAGGTTCCCGTTTGTAAGGGGCACAAGGGAGCGCACGAACGACTGGCTGGTGCGGCAGGATATACCTGTAAACAACCCGCAGGATGCCAATATCGCGGCTCTTGATGCACTGATGAAGGGCGCCGGTTCGATCGGCTTCATCCTTGAGCCGGGCACCCGGTATACTCCGAAGGATATTTCACAACTGCTCAACAATATATGCCTGGCCTCGGCCGGGATCAACTTCATGTCGGCACAGCCCCCGGAAGACCTGCTTCAGATTCTTGACAAGGAGAACATCTCCAGGGGAGGCACTGTATCAGACCTTCACGGGTCAGTTGAGTATGATCCGCTGGGAACTCTTTTTATTACCGGTAATTACCCTTACGGGGAAGAGAACGCTTTCAGGCTTGCTGCCCTAATGGTCAATGATGCCGGGCGCATTCCCCGGTTCACGGCATTAAATGTCGATGCATCGGTTTTCCATAACGCAGGCGGATCAGCCGTACAGGAGCTGGCATTTGCAATGGCATCGGCTGCAGCCTATCTGGAAAGGCTTACATCAGCCGGCATCCCCGCGGCACAGGCAGCCAAAAAGATACGATTTACCTTTGCAGCCGGCAGCAACTATTTCATGGAGATCGCCAAGTTCAGGGCAGCCAGGTATCTTTGGTCTCAGCTACTGAAGGCATGGGATCTGGAGCCGGAAACGGCCGCCGGTACCGTTGTCCATGCGGTGACTTCGATGTGGAACAAGACGGTTTACGACCCCTGTGTAAACATGCTGCGCTCAACAACCGAGGCGATGGCTGCTGTTTTGGGAGGGGCAGATTCGCTAACGGTGCATCCGTACGACAAGGCATTCAGTGATGAGGGCGCACCCTTCCCGGCAAGGATAGCCAGGAATACACAACTGGTCATGAAGGAGGAGGCCTACCTCGATAAGGTGGCCGATCCCGCTGCCGGGTCATATTATATCGAGTCGCTCACCTCATCACTCATTGAGGAGGCATGGAAACTGTTTCTGCAGGTTGACGCTGAGGGCGGAATTGAAAAGGCCTTTATAAAAGGGACGGTTGGTAAGCTGATCGGCGAAACTGCAGCAAAACGCGACAACTATATTGCAATGCGAAGGGATACACTGCTTGGAACTAACCGTTATCCCGACCCTGCTGAGAAGGTGTCAGGCAAGCACGGGGCTGCCGCTTTCTGGCCACAGCAGAAGGTGGATGACAGGCCCCTTGCAGAGCCACTGAAGCTCTATCGCGGTGCAAAGGCATTCGAGGAGTTGAGGTTCAGGACAGAAAATCATCACGGCGGAGTCCCCGAAGTGTTCCTGCTTACCTACGGAAACCTTGCAATGCGTAAGGCAAGAGCCGAGTTTTCGTCGGGGTTCTTTGGATCTGCTGGTTTCAGGATAACCAACAATCCCGGGTTTGGCAGTCCGCAAGAAGGCGCTGAAGCCGCTCTTAAAAGCGGTGCATCAATCGTGGTTGTGTGCAGCTCAGATGAGGAGTACCCGGAGATAGTGCCCGAAATAGCGGGTATAATCGACGGGAAAGCAATCCTGGTTGTTGCCGGATATCCCAAAGAGAGTCTCGAAATGCTCAAAGATGCAGGATTAAAGTATTTTATTCACATCAGGTCAAATGTACTGGAAACGCTGCAGCAGTTCCAGCATGACCTGGGAATCAAATAGTAGAGAAAATGCCTGATTACAGTAAGATTGACATATTGTCAGCTCTCCCAAAATCACCCGAAGCGAAAGAGGTGAAAGGCAACGGTGAGTGGATGACAACCGAACAGATACCCGTCAAACCCGTTTACACGGAGAAGGACCTGGAGGGGCTTGAGCACCTGGGATACGGTGCCGGAATGCCGCCATTCCTGAGGGGGCCCTACTCGACAATGTATGTTATGAGGCCA
Coding sequences within it:
- a CDS encoding periplasmic heavy metal sensor; the encoded protein is MFKREITATLMFAILLLMATGTDAFSQRGRGMDRMGGMEQVCPSIPNLTDEQSQQITQLRTAHLKEMQSLRDQIDVNRAQYRQLMRGDRADMNAINANIDERSAIRTQMEKKQAAHHQSIRGLLTEEQRVWFDAAPRGPMGRGAGMRAAPGRGEMRQAAPRGGRGGGAPGVMPNRPGSRRGF
- a CDS encoding methylmalonyl-CoA mutase small subunit; translated protein: MKHNPASKLFGEFPPVPVSQWEELIAKDLKGADYEKKLIWKTIEGIPIKPYYTAADTEKLAHLKALPGRFPFVRGTRERTNDWLVRQDIPVNNPQDANIAALDALMKGAGSIGFILEPGTRYTPKDISQLLNNICLASAGINFMSAQPPEDLLQILDKENISRGGTVSDLHGSVEYDPLGTLFITGNYPYGEENAFRLAALMVNDAGRIPRFTALNVDASVFHNAGGSAVQELAFAMASAAAYLERLTSAGIPAAQAAKKIRFTFAAGSNYFMEIAKFRAARYLWSQLLKAWDLEPETAAGTVVHAVTSMWNKTVYDPCVNMLRSTTEAMAAVLGGADSLTVHPYDKAFSDEGAPFPARIARNTQLVMKEEAYLDKVADPAAGSYYIESLTSSLIEEAWKLFLQVDAEGGIEKAFIKGTVGKLIGETAAKRDNYIAMRRDTLLGTNRYPDPAEKVSGKHGAAAFWPQQKVDDRPLAEPLKLYRGAKAFEELRFRTENHHGGVPEVFLLTYGNLAMRKARAEFSSGFFGSAGFRITNNPGFGSPQEGAEAALKSGASIVVVCSSDEEYPEIVPEIAGIIDGKAILVVAGYPKESLEMLKDAGLKYFIHIRSNVLETLQQFQHDLGIK
- a CDS encoding CMP deaminase, which gives rise to MSNKDDIKPYGERQAEFDRRYLKMARIWAGNSYCERRQVGALIVKNKMIISDGYNGTPSGFENVCEDETGRTKPYVLHAEANAITKVAKSNNSSENSTLYITAAPCLECSKLIIQAGIKRVVYFDAYRMDDGVQLLERAGIEMVQIDE
- a CDS encoding PDZ domain-containing protein, coding for MKFRINTSSAILPLVLAVVLIIGMLIGVKLVDRTGERSMFVYPKTDKLSGVINFIEMEYVDSVSRDELVEKTIPELLRNLDPHSMYIPARDLQRVTEPLEGNFEGIGIQFNMLNDTIVVIQTISGGPSERIGIMPGDRIVEIDDSIVAGVGIPDTDIVSMLRGLRGTTVRVGVQRQFIPGLMEFEITRDRIPLYSVDVAYMIDDETGYIKISQFSRTTFREYMEAAEKLNAMGMRKLILDLRGNGGGYMEQATSIADQFLEEGRLIVYTEGKASPRSDVISTSKGINLDTEIIIMIDEWSASASEILAGAIQDNDRGMVVGRRSFGKGLVQNQTMFSDGSALRLTVARYFTPTGRSIQKPYDAGSDEYFNDLDRRFLHGEFDEADSIRFDDSLKFVTPGGNVVFGGGGIMPDVFIPRDTAGITGYYSQVTRQGLVYRFAFDYSDRNRETLTRFDNAYDIDDYLDRQNLMDSFVEFAEEQGVNRNSSEIARSQEIIHTQIKAYIARNIIDNEGFYPIISQIDEAFRKSVSLIREGARQHLTNLQ